A DNA window from Micromonospora sp. NBC_01739 contains the following coding sequences:
- a CDS encoding aminoglycoside phosphotransferase has protein sequence MIAIGAALADQLRRDLLTAAGHQQTGGQVIQEWELSTVQRLYLSDGSSVICKLATSPFTGEAAVLRHLNEHGAAVPHLHGYTLRPHALGMLMGDLGDPLRSATIAEAAAAASAIHAIPPVPTLPVFDQRTLARLPEQALAALDELHRQGRFVDSGAAEELLRRLVAVAGRRADGAEREPFGLCHGEFHRSSLHVSRAGCRLVDWAKAFTGPGLLDLATWFGTRNAADPAQLTRLIRAYVEAGGSTDAHSDRGGLPAAQWALGWHRVWAAWWFLTTAAAGHHRPHTDGSHAQVVHRQLHAAAQLLDAAPFGASGVHLTTAGRSL, from the coding sequence ATGATCGCCATTGGTGCCGCGTTGGCGGACCAGCTACGCCGCGACCTGCTCACCGCCGCTGGCCATCAACAGACCGGTGGGCAGGTCATCCAGGAGTGGGAACTGTCGACGGTGCAGCGGCTGTACCTGAGCGACGGCAGCAGTGTGATCTGCAAGCTCGCCACATCGCCGTTCACCGGCGAAGCCGCCGTGCTGCGGCACCTCAACGAACACGGTGCCGCCGTGCCCCATCTGCACGGCTACACGCTACGGCCGCACGCACTGGGCATGCTGATGGGCGACCTGGGGGACCCCCTCCGTTCAGCAACTATCGCCGAGGCCGCAGCCGCCGCCAGCGCAATCCACGCCATCCCGCCGGTGCCGACGCTGCCCGTGTTCGACCAGCGGACCCTGGCGCGCCTGCCCGAGCAGGCGCTCGCCGCACTCGACGAGCTGCACCGCCAGGGCCGCTTCGTCGACTCCGGCGCGGCCGAGGAACTGCTACGGCGGCTTGTAGCCGTGGCGGGCAGACGCGCCGACGGCGCCGAGCGAGAACCCTTCGGGCTGTGCCACGGCGAGTTCCACCGCAGCTCGCTGCACGTCAGCCGCGCGGGATGCCGTCTCGTCGACTGGGCGAAAGCATTCACCGGACCAGGCCTGCTCGACCTCGCCACCTGGTTCGGCACCCGCAACGCCGCAGACCCCGCCCAACTCACCCGCCTGATCCGCGCCTACGTCGAGGCTGGCGGCAGCACCGACGCTCACTCAGACCGCGGTGGCCTGCCGGCGGCTCAGTGGGCGCTGGGATGGCACCGCGTGTGGGCAGCCTGGTGGTTTCTGACCACGGCCGCCGCAGGCCACCACCGGCCCCACACCGATGGCTCTCACGCCCAGGTCGTGCACCGCCAACTGCACGCTGCCGCGCAACTGCTCGACGCCGCCCCGTTTGGCGCGTCCGGAGTTCATCTCACTACCGCGGGAAGATCCTTATGA
- a CDS encoding radical SAM protein produces MKRLIVDTHASSCYFRTSVGGDGRKALVQITERCNLHCAHCFVSSTAVGSDLSLGDFTTRVLPRLLDARVERLTLTGGEPFVHPDLIAMCQVVADQGLPVGICTNATLTRDADIAALAALGNVHVNVSFDGFRPDSHGKFRGDRSSFATTVATTRKFAEAGLLKGLLSTPNALTVPQEFADLCAFAVDIGAEYVLMNPLSSFGRGVKSRSKLAATTAAMDAITAVTDRFAGQVDLVRIRFPNEDLPLGGCDAGKLIYVFVDGQVAVCPYLVFAARTPASAHRDAEFLTGNILDSEVVTGLDAYDFHGRYRLGANPTCGSCALAGQCGKGCPAAVIATGGRIGDVDTEQCPVTDPSGRRLLPLSLAKG; encoded by the coding sequence ATGAAGCGCCTCATCGTGGACACCCACGCCTCGTCCTGCTACTTCCGCACCTCCGTCGGCGGGGATGGACGCAAGGCGTTGGTGCAGATCACCGAACGGTGCAACCTGCACTGCGCCCACTGCTTCGTCTCCTCGACCGCAGTCGGGTCTGACCTGTCCCTGGGCGACTTCACCACCCGAGTGTTGCCCCGGCTGCTCGACGCCCGAGTCGAACGCCTCACGCTCACCGGGGGCGAGCCCTTCGTCCACCCCGACCTGATCGCCATGTGCCAGGTGGTGGCCGATCAGGGACTGCCGGTGGGCATCTGCACCAACGCGACGCTGACCCGCGACGCCGATATAGCCGCCTTGGCCGCCTTGGGCAACGTTCACGTCAACGTGTCCTTTGACGGGTTCCGGCCCGACAGCCACGGCAAGTTCCGTGGCGACCGGTCGTCGTTCGCCACCACCGTCGCCACCACCCGCAAGTTCGCCGAGGCCGGCCTCCTCAAGGGCCTGCTGTCCACGCCCAACGCGCTGACCGTGCCGCAGGAGTTCGCTGACCTGTGCGCCTTCGCCGTCGACATCGGCGCCGAGTACGTGCTGATGAACCCGCTGTCCTCCTTCGGACGGGGGGTGAAGAGCCGCAGTAAGCTCGCCGCCACCACGGCCGCGATGGACGCCATCACGGCCGTGACCGACCGCTTCGCCGGCCAGGTCGACCTCGTGCGCATCCGGTTCCCCAACGAGGACCTGCCGCTGGGCGGATGCGACGCGGGAAAACTGATCTACGTCTTCGTCGACGGGCAGGTCGCCGTGTGCCCCTACCTGGTCTTCGCCGCTCGCACGCCCGCCTCCGCGCACCGCGATGCCGAGTTCCTCACCGGCAACATCCTCGATAGTGAGGTTGTCACCGGCCTCGACGCCTACGACTTCCACGGCCGCTACCGGCTCGGCGCCAACCCGACCTGCGGCTCCTGCGCGCTGGCCGGACAGTGCGGCAAGGGCTGCCCTGCGGCGGTCATCGCCACCGGTGGCCGCATCGGCGATGTCGATACCGAGCAGTGCCCCGTCACCGACCCATCCGGCCGTCGACTGCTCCCGCTGTCCCTGGCCAAGGGGTGA
- the tmk gene encoding dTMP kinase, giving the protein MSSLFIAVEGPNGVGKSTVARRLADRLAELGPAGVHLTGEPTRTPLGQLLRRQESFLHGKALALALAADRAAHIETEIIPRLDDGLHVVTDRYVASSLVLQRIDGLDLGEIWSYNRYVLPATVIYLEDHPEVIRTRLTARPQLTRLELAGSPEKELALYRDAATHLHRQQWRQHVVACHGLNPEQVVDTILALLPADGP; this is encoded by the coding sequence GTGAGCAGCCTGTTCATCGCCGTGGAGGGCCCCAACGGAGTCGGCAAGAGCACCGTCGCCCGTCGCCTGGCCGACCGCCTCGCCGAACTGGGACCGGCAGGGGTCCACCTGACCGGCGAGCCCACCCGCACGCCCCTGGGCCAGCTCCTGCGCCGCCAGGAATCCTTCCTGCACGGCAAGGCACTGGCCCTCGCTCTGGCCGCCGATCGCGCCGCGCACATCGAAACGGAGATCATCCCCCGGCTCGACGACGGACTGCACGTCGTCACCGACCGGTACGTCGCCTCCTCGCTGGTGCTGCAACGCATCGACGGCCTCGACCTCGGCGAGATCTGGTCCTACAACCGCTACGTCCTGCCCGCCACCGTCATCTACCTCGAAGACCACCCGGAGGTCATCCGCACCCGACTGACAGCTAGACCACAATTGACCAGGCTGGAACTGGCCGGCTCGCCCGAGAAAGAACTCGCCCTCTACCGCGACGCCGCCACCCACCTGCACCGGCAGCAGTGGCGCCAACACGTCGTCGCCTGCCACGGCCTCAACCCCGAACAGGTCGTGGACACTATTCTCGCCCTGCTACCCGCTGACGGCCCCTGA
- a CDS encoding endonuclease/exonuclease/phosphatase family protein: MLSILTINVQAAALARAQKLLTWLLQRDDHVIILTETSNGPGTRHLLTGLRAAGMSIAHQPSTDGDRGCAIASRIPTRPAPHLTAGISLPGRAPAVILDTDPAVTILGLYVPSSDRAPAKLAKKRTFLTTVTETLARLPTTDRAHLVVGGDYNVISRDHQPRYPGFRPFEYDFLDALATLGLCDVHRTLHPDVQTHSWIGRAGNGYRFDYLHAGPGLLPHLAAAAYLNQPRLEGLTDHLAHSADIDAPAAGGRGAGTGNIVACWISRPPRRAAE; encoded by the coding sequence GTGCTGTCCATTCTGACGATCAACGTGCAGGCCGCCGCGCTCGCCCGCGCGCAGAAGCTCCTGACCTGGTTGCTACAACGCGACGACCACGTGATCATCCTGACCGAAACCAGCAACGGACCCGGCACCCGGCACCTGCTCACCGGCCTGCGGGCAGCCGGGATGTCCATCGCCCACCAGCCCTCGACGGACGGGGACCGCGGCTGCGCCATCGCCAGCCGCATCCCCACCCGCCCAGCCCCGCACCTCACCGCGGGCATCAGCCTGCCTGGCCGGGCCCCCGCCGTCATCCTCGACACCGACCCCGCCGTCACGATCCTCGGCCTCTACGTCCCCTCCAGCGACCGGGCACCGGCCAAGCTCGCCAAGAAGCGGACCTTCCTCACCACCGTCACCGAGACCCTGGCCCGCCTACCCACCACCGACCGCGCACATCTGGTGGTCGGTGGCGACTACAACGTCATCAGCCGCGACCACCAACCCCGCTACCCCGGCTTCCGACCCTTCGAGTACGACTTCCTCGACGCCCTCGCCACACTCGGGCTCTGCGACGTCCACCGGACTCTGCACCCCGACGTGCAGACACATAGCTGGATCGGCCGTGCCGGAAACGGATATCGCTTCGACTACCTCCATGCCGGCCCTGGGCTACTGCCTCACCTGGCAGCCGCCGCCTACCTGAACCAACCTCGCCTCGAAGGTCTCACCGACCACTTGGCGCATAGCGCCGACATCGACGCACCGGCCGCCGGTGGTCGGGGTGCCGGCACGGGCAACATCGTGGCTTGCTGGATCTCACGTCCCCCTAGACGAGCGGCAGAATAG
- a CDS encoding creatininase family protein, with the protein MTLWTIATAADEARRQASVAVLPIGSFEQHGSHLPLATDTIVASAIATALAERYDLFLLPPITLSCSHEHAAWRGTVSLSSTTLTAIINDVVASLHEQGIDRLVLVNGHGGNYVLSNIVQEANTDRPRLALFPGRQDWDQARHDAGLHSTTHDDMHAGEIETSILLHAAPHTVGPGFGTADHLTERPHLLTLGMTAYTSTGVVGQPSLATEAKGQAVLASLARTFEDTLTILTRQ; encoded by the coding sequence GTGACCCTCTGGACGATCGCCACGGCAGCCGACGAAGCGCGCCGCCAAGCGTCGGTCGCCGTCCTCCCCATCGGCAGCTTCGAACAACACGGCTCGCATCTACCGCTCGCCACCGACACCATCGTGGCCAGCGCCATCGCCACCGCGCTCGCGGAACGTTACGACCTGTTCCTACTTCCGCCAATCACTCTGTCCTGCTCCCACGAGCACGCCGCGTGGCGAGGAACTGTCAGTCTCAGCTCGACCACCCTCACCGCCATCATCAACGACGTCGTGGCGTCCCTCCACGAGCAAGGCATCGATCGTCTCGTGCTCGTCAACGGGCACGGCGGCAACTACGTGTTGTCCAACATCGTCCAAGAGGCCAACACCGACCGGCCACGCCTCGCACTGTTCCCGGGACGCCAGGACTGGGACCAAGCACGCCACGACGCCGGTTTGCACAGCACCACCCACGACGACATGCACGCCGGAGAGATCGAAACGTCTATCCTGCTCCACGCCGCACCGCACACCGTCGGTCCGGGCTTCGGAACCGCCGACCACCTCACGGAACGGCCACACCTCCTGACGCTCGGCATGACCGCCTACACGAGCACCGGAGTAGTCGGGCAACCATCACTGGCCACCGAAGCCAAGGGACAGGCCGTGCTCGCCAGCCTTGCCCGCACTTTCGAGGACACCCTTACCATCCTCACTCGCCAATAG
- a CDS encoding PPC domain-containing DNA-binding protein has translation MRSREVVTGRTIVAVFDHGEDFYDALDRTCRAHDIRQGYIPTFIAGLATADIVGTCERLDNPDAPVWSKVHLTNIEALGGGTLAYDPDTDTIQPHIHLTVGLKAHSATAHTSHLLAATVQFLTEMIIVEILEPTMTRVRQADLYDVPLLQFP, from the coding sequence TTGCGCAGCCGCGAAGTCGTCACCGGCCGCACCATCGTCGCGGTATTCGACCACGGGGAAGACTTCTACGACGCCCTCGACCGCACCTGCCGCGCCCACGACATCCGCCAGGGCTACATCCCCACCTTCATCGCCGGCCTCGCCACCGCGGACATCGTCGGCACCTGCGAACGCCTCGACAACCCCGACGCCCCGGTCTGGTCCAAAGTCCATCTGACCAACATCGAAGCCCTCGGTGGCGGCACCCTCGCCTACGACCCCGACACCGACACCATCCAGCCGCACATCCACCTCACCGTGGGCTTGAAAGCGCACAGCGCCACCGCCCACACCAGCCACCTGCTCGCCGCGACCGTCCAGTTCCTCACCGAAATGATCATTGTTGAGATCCTCGAGCCAACGATGACGCGTGTTCGCCAAGCCGACCTCTACGACGTGCCACTCCTGCAGTTCCCCTGA
- a CDS encoding class IV adenylate cyclase has protein sequence MTHEPANNDHEIEAKYRVDDLQGLITALARRQVVLTEPSLQDDQAYAPAGWSYGMSKVGVPFARLRTQEGRHLFTVKKPIANEMACVEHECVILDRHAMHAALATMGWAPTVRIVKHRRTGDWDGATVCVDVVDGLGAFVEVERVVSSQHSGEQVQHGLDAMIRSLDVPVRRVVDTYDTLIWNLTSAAVRTSALF, from the coding sequence GTGACCCACGAGCCGGCCAACAATGATCACGAGATTGAAGCCAAATACCGCGTCGACGACCTGCAGGGGTTGATCACGGCGCTCGCCCGGAGGCAGGTCGTGTTGACGGAGCCGTCGCTCCAGGACGACCAGGCGTACGCACCAGCCGGCTGGTCGTACGGAATGTCGAAGGTCGGTGTGCCGTTCGCGCGTCTTCGCACGCAGGAGGGGCGCCATTTGTTCACCGTGAAGAAGCCGATCGCCAATGAGATGGCGTGCGTGGAGCACGAATGCGTGATTCTCGACCGTCACGCGATGCACGCTGCTCTGGCGACGATGGGTTGGGCGCCAACCGTACGTATCGTCAAGCACCGCCGAACTGGCGATTGGGACGGCGCGACGGTCTGCGTGGACGTCGTCGACGGGCTCGGCGCGTTCGTCGAGGTGGAACGGGTGGTCAGCTCCCAGCACTCAGGTGAACAGGTGCAGCACGGACTCGACGCGATGATTCGCTCACTCGATGTGCCAGTACGGCGGGTTGTGGACACCTACGACACGTTGATCTGGAATCTGACGAGCGCGGCCGTGAGGACGTCGGCCCTGTTCTGA
- a CDS encoding helix-turn-helix domain-containing protein — translation MSSVPPQDVAKAWIALGQMLARSRKAAGYTQEAYAPRVSYGRSTIANVETGRQRVGRDFWARSDEVLGTGGRLVREYDRIRLASNRRVLSGTAAPTACHVAAEPSSSTAAEALARMPGTDYLMGEWNSFSTLTSMLAQQRQAVSPDALLGLIEAHRDCLSTLYRKAGRAPIRADIGAMLAEASIVASRLWSAQGNRALALAHCAYARQLGDRLGSRRISATARIFESNLHSEAATLIDADGDIMIGLRLLDEAARASTDLSPPARARVAAEQAQAFAALRLPREATAALKRAEEAVNDLSPVDCVGLYSDWSSARLHVYAGTCHLLLGQPHQAVTVLESAVQMLQHDHANANVALAAAVDLASAYADVGELERSCTLLGATYDQLKAGGNHRGIARAQRARQRLDRWRDEPLVLELEEQMAA, via the coding sequence ATGTCGAGCGTGCCACCACAAGACGTGGCCAAGGCATGGATCGCTCTTGGTCAAATGTTGGCCCGCAGCCGCAAAGCCGCTGGTTACACGCAGGAGGCGTACGCCCCGCGGGTGAGCTATGGGCGGAGCACGATCGCGAACGTGGAGACCGGCCGGCAGCGCGTGGGCCGCGATTTCTGGGCCCGAAGCGACGAGGTGTTGGGCACCGGCGGCAGACTGGTCCGGGAATACGATCGCATCCGGCTCGCCAGCAACCGGCGCGTGCTGAGCGGCACGGCCGCCCCTACGGCGTGCCACGTGGCTGCTGAGCCCTCGTCCTCCACCGCTGCGGAGGCGCTCGCCCGCATGCCGGGAACGGACTACCTGATGGGCGAGTGGAACAGCTTTTCCACACTCACCAGCATGCTGGCCCAGCAGCGCCAGGCCGTGTCCCCCGACGCGCTACTGGGCCTGATCGAGGCCCACCGTGACTGCCTGTCGACGCTGTATCGCAAAGCGGGTCGTGCTCCCATCCGCGCTGATATCGGAGCGATGCTCGCCGAAGCCTCGATCGTCGCCAGCCGGCTGTGGAGCGCACAGGGCAACCGTGCCCTCGCACTCGCTCACTGCGCCTATGCCCGCCAGCTCGGCGACAGGCTCGGCAGCCGCAGGATCAGCGCAACGGCACGCATCTTCGAGAGCAACCTCCACTCCGAAGCCGCCACACTGATCGACGCAGACGGTGACATCATGATCGGCCTGCGGCTACTCGATGAGGCCGCCCGCGCGTCCACCGATCTCAGTCCACCCGCACGGGCGCGAGTAGCTGCCGAGCAGGCCCAAGCCTTCGCGGCCCTGCGACTTCCCCGCGAGGCCACGGCGGCCCTGAAGCGGGCAGAAGAAGCGGTCAACGACTTGTCGCCCGTTGACTGTGTCGGCCTCTACAGCGACTGGAGTAGCGCTCGCCTCCACGTCTACGCGGGCACGTGCCATCTCCTGCTCGGTCAGCCCCACCAGGCGGTGACCGTGCTGGAAAGTGCGGTACAGATGCTGCAACACGACCACGCCAACGCCAACGTCGCGTTGGCGGCAGCCGTAGACCTCGCCAGCGCCTACGCCGACGTCGGCGAACTCGAACGATCCTGCACCCTGCTTGGCGCCACCTACGACCAGCTGAAAGCAGGTGGCAACCATCGAGGCATCGCTCGAGCCCAACGAGCTCGACAACGGTTGGACCGATGGCGCGACGAGCCGCTTGTCCTCGAACTCGAGGAGCAGATGGCCGCCTAA
- a CDS encoding HAD family hydrolase, which yields MNRSSAGLVIWDVDGTLIPADLRWLTRAISRAYGIAQSEVVFPDKKVHGYTDESIAIDTAIASGVDPSSAEAGIPAFRQAIAAVMREGRQELAEVQPPYPGAAASIAKLHEHGFIQTVLTGNLRSAAEVKLDVAGLDDFLDLRIGGFGSDARDRFQLPAVVAQRYSAIYGDPLDSARAIVIGDAPNDIACARHADFRVAVVAHRLRRRELASYEPDVVLDSLDPTTVVAAVSSLLSAGGTPAAR from the coding sequence ATGAACCGCAGCAGCGCCGGCTTGGTCATCTGGGACGTTGACGGGACGCTTATCCCTGCGGACTTGCGCTGGCTGACGCGCGCGATCTCTCGTGCGTACGGCATCGCGCAGTCCGAGGTTGTCTTCCCTGACAAGAAGGTGCATGGGTATACGGACGAGTCGATCGCCATCGACACGGCGATCGCTTCGGGCGTGGACCCGTCATCTGCGGAGGCGGGCATACCCGCCTTCCGCCAGGCCATCGCCGCGGTCATGCGAGAGGGCCGGCAGGAGCTGGCTGAGGTCCAGCCGCCGTATCCAGGTGCGGCGGCGAGCATCGCGAAGCTGCACGAACATGGCTTCATCCAGACCGTGCTGACCGGCAACCTGCGTTCGGCCGCCGAGGTGAAGCTGGACGTGGCGGGCTTGGACGATTTTCTTGATCTTCGCATCGGCGGGTTCGGGTCGGACGCGCGAGATCGCTTCCAGCTTCCGGCAGTCGTAGCTCAGCGCTACTCCGCGATCTACGGTGATCCGCTCGATTCCGCTCGAGCGATCGTCATCGGGGATGCGCCCAACGATATCGCTTGCGCACGTCACGCCGACTTTCGCGTCGCTGTCGTCGCTCACCGGCTTCGGCGTCGAGAGCTGGCATCCTACGAACCTGACGTGGTACTCGACAGTCTCGACCCGACGACGGTGGTGGCAGCCGTCAGTTCGCTGTTGAGTGCGGGCGGGACGCCGGCTGCTCGTTAG